CTGCAATTCCCAAACGTTGCTTCATCCCCCGTGAATAGCCCCCAACTTTCTTATTGGGATACTCTGACAAACCGACTTTTTCGAGGGTTGCCTCAATTTGTTGAGGATCTTCTGCTTTTTCGTTCAAGGCGCAACTTTGTTGCAATACCTCTGTTGCGGTAAGGTAGGCAGGAAATTCAGGTGTGTCCGGACAATAGGCCAAAGCTTGATTGGCAAGCTTAATTTCACCCTGACTCGCTTTATGTTGTCCTAAAATCGCATGAATTAAGGTTGTCTTTCCTGCACCATTAGGGCCAATCAAACCAATGATACCCGGATCTGCACTGATTGAGCACGTCACGTTTTTTAAAGCATCAAAATTGCCGAAAGAAACCGTCAAGTCTTCTATTTCAATGATTTTATTCATATGTGTCCCTTCCTACAATAAAATAAAGAATTCCGCCTAAGGGAATCGAAATGATACAGACAAGGGCCCAAGCCCATTTTGGCAGGTGTTTAACATGCGCACTTTTAAAAATACTGTAAAAGCAAGCCCCTAAATAGAGACAAGCCAGTAGAATCAATGGAACAATGATACGGATATCCATTTTGTACACTCCATTCTTTACCTTTTAAAATTCATCTTCATCAATTTTTTGAATTTCACGCAACTGTGTTGTTAAGTGTTGATCAGACGCGTATTCTGCTAAAAGCTCATCGATCAACTGGTTGCGCACCACATAATTAGAAAAAAGATGCAACTTCTCCTCATAGCCTTCTAATACTTTTTCTGTCCGCTTAATATTATCATATACAGCTTGACGACTAACATTAAATTCCTCAGCAATCTCAGCTAAGCTATAATTATCCGCATAGTAAAGTTCAATATAATTCATCTGTTTATCCGTCAAAAGTGTCGCATAGAACTCAAACAAGGTGTTCATACGATTTGTTTTTTCGATTTCCATAATTTCCTAATATTCTAAGAAAACAACTGATTTTTTAATCTTTGTTTTCATCCTTTTTCATAACTTAATTGTCCGTTATCTTTTATAATTTTATCATAATTATCGTTATAATCATAAGGACATCTTTCCAGATTTTAGGCTTTGTTTTCAGATAAAAGCTTGTTATAATAGAGGAATGAAAAAGATTTTAATTGCGGATGATGATCGTTCGATTTTAACCTTACTTTCTTATAATTTTAGACAGAGCGATTTTGAAGTTACAACTGTCAGTGATGGCAAACAAGCTCTGGATAAGGCTAAGAGAAATCATTACGATTTAATTTTGCTGGATTTAATGATGCCCGAACTCTCTGGTATTGAAGTAACGGAAATTTTGCGAAAAAAGCAAAATTTTACACCTATTTTGATACTCACCGCGCGTGATGACGAAGAAATGAAACTGACTGGTCTTAATTCAGGTTCAGATGAATACTTGGACAAAGCAACACCTATGAAAGAAATTATTGTCCGAGTAAATGCGCTCATTCGACGCCACCAGCACTATAATAAAACGATTGAAAACGAAAAATCCGCGGAAAAATCTGGTATTAAATTTGACCGATTGGAGCTTGATTTCACTAAAAAAGTTTGTATCTTTGATGGACAACCTTTAGAGCTAACTAAACGTGAATTTGAAATTTTAGAACTTTTAATTGAGCGCTCAGGCGATGTGATTTCGCGTGAAGAATTGCTGCAGCACTTTTGGGGGATTTCTTCCGCTGCCGAAACGCGAACTATTGATGTTTTAATCAGTAAAATTCGTAAAAAGTTAGACAATCAATTTATAAAAACAAAACGAGGATTTGGGTACTACTTCTCTGATGAAAAAGATTAAGCTAAAAAATATTGTCCTCTCGACAATCATTTATCTTGTTGCGACTGTGATTCTGCTTGTTTTTCTCAACATTCAGATTCTAAAAACAGATACTAATCGTGTCTTGCACACCATTGATACTACGAAAACGCTCCTCGCAGAAAATCCAAATTCTGCGCTTCCTAACAAGTTTCAGTATCTTCCTGCAGGTACACACAACCAGGAGACCGCAAAGATTGAAGAGGGCGCAGACTATGCACAATCTGTTAGCCGTCACTCTATTGAAATTACAAGCCCTATCCGTGTTGACGGTGTGATAACAGGTTACCTTCACGCTGAAGACAGTCGCACTTCACCTTGGTTTACCAACATGATGGTCGGTGGCTTTGCTTTGATTGTTTACCTTGCCTGTGCTTCTTACGTTTTTGTTCATGCCAGACGTAATTATCTTTTCACTCAAGATATTGTCGCTAAAATCAAAAACATCGAACGTAGCCCTCTCACGCAGAGTTATTTGATGAGCGAAAACGATGATAAAGTAACTCTAGCGCTAAATTCTCTGGGCGAATACATCCAAAATCAAATTTTATCGCACAGTGAAAAGAAAGAGAATATTTACGAATTCATTGAACTGTTCCAATTTCCTATTTTCATTTACAATGCTAAAGGAAAAATTCGTAAAACAAACGCTTCGTTTAAAAATGAATTTGCGGATACACACAACCTTGATATTTTCAGCCCTTATGCTGACTTTTTGAGTTTCTTAGTGGATAAGATGCTTAATCCGACAACACAAGAGAAGAACTTTTACTTTGAGAACATTAATGCTTATTATCAAGTACGTATCTCGCCTTTACCAGACTTGGACAACCGCTTCTTGGTTACTTTACTTGATATAACAGCATTTAAGCGAACACTAAATGCCCATAATGAACTGATTGCTAATGTCAGTCACGAACTGAAGACACCTTTAACTTCAATTAAAGGATTTGCTGAGTTACTGAAAGATGACACACTTTCTGAAGCAGACCGTCATGAGTTTTCCCACATTATCAGTAAAGAAAGCTCACGCTTGATTGCACTCGTTCAAGACACGCTTCTTTTAACCAAACAAAATATTCATATCGACAAGAAGAAAATTAATCTTGCCACACTTGTCGAGGAGATTTTAAACACTTCACAACCCTTGCTTGATGAAAAGCACTTGTCACTTCAGACAGATATTGCTCCCATCTCTCAAGTTACCAACCGTCAGATGGTTCATAGCATTTTTGAAAATTTAATTGAAAATGCGATTAAATACACGGATGATTATGGAAAAATCTACGTTGGCCTCCATCAAAACAAGAAAAAAGTTGTTTTCACCGTCACAGATAACGGTCCTGGTTTAACAGAAATTGAAAAATCACGTATTTTTGAACGTTTCTACCGTGTAGATGAAAGCCGTACCCAAGTCACAGGAACTGGTCTAGGCTTGTCTATCGTGGACAAAAACGTCCGAGAACTTCAAGGACACATCGAGGTAATCAGCGTTCCGGGTAAAGGAACGACATTTACTGTTACTTTATAAACAGAAAAAAGACTTCTATAAAGAGAGTCTTTTTTCTTTTTAACGTTCCAAATAAAACTCAAATCGATCCCCAACATACTGAGACAGGACGTACTCAAATGCGCGACCATCGGCCAAATAAGAAATTTGGGTAAGGCCTAAAATAGCATCGCCTGACTTAATCTTAAGATATTCAGCAACTTCGGTACTGACTTTTTTAGCGGAAATAATCTGCTGACTACGCTCAATTTCATAGCCTGCTTGTGTCAGTGTGTTAAAAAAGTTAGAGGTAATATTTTTCTTTTCAAAAGATTTTACCACATCATAAGGAATACTTGCAACTTCATAACAGATGGGGACTTGATCTGCATAGCGCACACGTTCCATCCGGATAATCGTTTGTTCTTTCGAAATTTCCAGCTTCTCGCACTCGACTTCGTTAGGCAAAGTTTTGAGGTAACTTAAAACTTCAGTTGACGGTGTTTTTCCCTGCGCAGTAATAATTTCTGTAAAGGAGGTTGTGCCCCGCATCTTTTCACGCACCCGACGACTAGCAACATACGTCCCACTCCCCACACGGCGTTCCAAGATTCCTTCCTCGACAAGTGATGTTACTGCTTGCCGCGCAGTCATTCGACTTACGCCAAAGCGCTCAGCTAAATCTCGTTCACTCGGCAGCCGTTCACCAATCTTCCAAACTGCTTTTTCAACTTCTTCTTTGATTGCATCATGAATTCTTATATAATTTGGAACATTGCTTCTTTGCATGGTGTCTCCCTCTGCCTTGTTTTTTTATTATTATATACCAATTTCAAATAAAAAACCAGCTATAATAGCTGATTTATATAATTGGTATAATTATTTTGCAGGGACTGTGATCTCACCATTGATGATTTTTTCTTTAGCAGTTTCAACAGCTTTCCATGCTTCATCGGAAGTATTGTTACGTGCGAGAGCTACACCTGAGTTTTTCAAGTCGTACTTAAGAATTTCACCACCAGGGAATTTGTTGTCTTTAGTTTTGTTTGAAACGTCTTTGACAACATTACCTACTTCTTTAAGTGTAGAAGCTAATACGAAGTTAGAGTCTTTACCATCTTTAGATTTAAAGTCACCTTCAGATTCTTGGTCACGGTCTACACCGATAACCCAAACTTTGTCTGCTTCGTTCTTTGTTTCGTTAAGGACACGTGCTTCTGTGAATACACCAGTACCTACACCACCAGCTGCTTGATAGATAATATCTGCGCCGCCAGAGTACATTGCTGAAGCGATGGTTTTCCCTTTACCTGCATCGCTAAATGAAC
This window of the Lactococcus garvieae subsp. garvieae genome carries:
- a CDS encoding PLDc N-terminal domain-containing protein translates to MDIRIIVPLILLACLYLGACFYSIFKSAHVKHLPKWAWALVCIISIPLGGILYFIVGRDTYE
- a CDS encoding putative DNA-binding protein; the protein is MEIEKTNRMNTLFEFYATLLTDKQMNYIELYYADNYSLAEIAEEFNVSRQAVYDNIKRTEKVLEGYEEKLHLFSNYVVRNQLIDELLAEYASDQHLTTQLREIQKIDEDEF
- a CDS encoding response regulator transcription factor — translated: MKKILIADDDRSILTLLSYNFRQSDFEVTTVSDGKQALDKAKRNHYDLILLDLMMPELSGIEVTEILRKKQNFTPILILTARDDEEMKLTGLNSGSDEYLDKATPMKEIIVRVNALIRRHQHYNKTIENEKSAEKSGIKFDRLELDFTKKVCIFDGQPLELTKREFEILELLIERSGDVISREELLQHFWGISSAAETRTIDVLISKIRKKLDNQFIKTKRGFGYYFSDEKD
- a CDS encoding sensor histidine kinase, with translation MGTTSLMKKIKLKNIVLSTIIYLVATVILLVFLNIQILKTDTNRVLHTIDTTKTLLAENPNSALPNKFQYLPAGTHNQETAKIEEGADYAQSVSRHSIEITSPIRVDGVITGYLHAEDSRTSPWFTNMMVGGFALIVYLACASYVFVHARRNYLFTQDIVAKIKNIERSPLTQSYLMSENDDKVTLALNSLGEYIQNQILSHSEKKENIYEFIELFQFPIFIYNAKGKIRKTNASFKNEFADTHNLDIFSPYADFLSFLVDKMLNPTTQEKNFYFENINAYYQVRISPLPDLDNRFLVTLLDITAFKRTLNAHNELIANVSHELKTPLTSIKGFAELLKDDTLSEADRHEFSHIISKESSRLIALVQDTLLLTKQNIHIDKKKINLATLVEEILNTSQPLLDEKHLSLQTDIAPISQVTNRQMVHSIFENLIENAIKYTDDYGKIYVGLHQNKKKVVFTVTDNGPGLTEIEKSRIFERFYRVDESRTQVTGTGLGLSIVDKNVRELQGHIEVISVPGKGTTFTVTL
- a CDS encoding GntR family transcriptional regulator yields the protein MQRSNVPNYIRIHDAIKEEVEKAVWKIGERLPSERDLAERFGVSRMTARQAVTSLVEEGILERRVGSGTYVASRRVREKMRGTTSFTEIITAQGKTPSTEVLSYLKTLPNEVECEKLEISKEQTIIRMERVRYADQVPICYEVASIPYDVVKSFEKKNITSNFFNTLTQAGYEIERSQQIISAKKVSTEVAEYLKIKSGDAILGLTQISYLADGRAFEYVLSQYVGDRFEFYLER